The Streptomyces collinus DNA segment GGGTCTCACCCGACGGGTGCGGCCCGCGCGACCGATGAGCGGGAGGCAGCGGTGAGGACAGCGACACTCGGACCGGCGCAGCGCGCCGAGTCACTCGCATCTATGGCCGAGCGCGAGCTGGACGTGCTGGTGGTGGGTGCAGGCGTGGTCGGTGCGGGCACCGCGCTCGACGCCGTGACGCGGGGCTTGTCCACCGGTCTGGTCGAAGCCCGTGACTGGGCGTCCGGCACCTCGAGCCGGTCCAGCAAGCTCATCCACGGCGGCCTGCGCTATCTGGAGATGCTCGACTTCGCCCTCGTCCGCGAGGCCCTCAAGGAACGCGGCCTGCTGCTGGAGCGGCTCGCCCCGCACCTGGTGAAGCCCGTGCCGTTCCTCTATCCGTTGCAGCACAAAGGGTGGGAGCGGCTGTACGCCGGGTCGGGCGTCGCCATGTACGACGCCATGTCCATGGCGCGCGGGCACGGCCGGGGCCTGCCGATGCACCGTCACCTGACGCGCTCTCACGCCCTGCGCGTGGCCCCCTGCTTGAAGAAGGACGCCCTGGTCGGGGCGTTGCAGTACTACGACGCCCAGATGGACGACGCCCGGTATGTGACGAACCTGGTGCGCACGGCGGTGGCGTACGGCGCGAAGGCGGCCAACCGCGCCCGTGTGACGGGGTTCCTGCGCGAGGGTGAGCGGGTCGTCGGCGCGCGGGTGCAGGACGTCGAGGGGGGCGGTGAGTACGAGATCCGCGCCAAGCAGGTCGTCAACGCCACCGGCGTGTGGACGGACGACACCCAGGCGATGGTCGGGGAGCGCGGCCAGTTCCACGTCCGGGCGTCCAAGGGCATCCACCTGGTCGTCCCGCGCGACCGGATCCATTCCACGACCGGGCTGATCCTGCGCACGGAGAAGTCCGTGCTGTTCGTCATCCCCTGGGGCCGGCACTGGATCGTCGGCACCACGGACACCGACTGGGACCTCGACAAGGCCCACCCCGCCGCCTCCAGCGCGGACATCGACTACCTGCTGGAACACGTGAACTCGGTGCTCTCGGTGCCGCTCACGAGGGACGACGTCCAAGGCGTGTACGCGGGCCTGCGGCCGCTGCTCGCCGGCGAGTCGGACGCCACCAGCAAGCTCTCGCGCGAGCACACCGTGGCGCATCCGGTGCCCGGGCTGGTCGTCGTGGCGGGCGGCAAGTACACGACGTACCGGGTCATGGCCAAGGACGCGGTGGACGCGGCGGTGCACGGGCTCGACATGCGCGTCGCCGAGTGCGTCACCGAGGACGTGCCGCTGCTGGGCGCCGAGGGCTACCGGGCGCTGTGGAACGCGCGGGCGCGGATCGCCGCCCGGACCGGACTCCACGTGGTGCGGGTCGAGCACCTGCTGAACCGCTACGGGACGATGACCGAGGAGCTGCTCGCGCTCATCGCGGAGGACTCGTCGCTGGGCGAGCCCCTGGCGGCGGCCGACGACTACCTGCGCGCCGAGATCGTGTACGCGGCATCCCACGAGGGGGCGCGGCACCTGGACGACGTGCTGACGCGGCGGACGCGCATCTCGATCGAGACCTTCGACCGGGGCGCCCGCAGCGCACGCGACGCCGCCGAGCTGATGGCGCCCGTGCTGGGCTGGGACAAGGACCAGATCGAGCGCGAGGTCGAGCACTACCAGAAGCGGGTGGAGGCCGAGCGGGAGTCGCAGCGGCAGCCCGACGACCTGACGGCGGACGCGGCGCGGCTGGGGGCGCCGGACATCGTGCCGTTGTAGACACCGCACGTCTCCGGACGGGGCGGCGCCCCTCGTATCACCCGAACGAGTGTCGGGAAATGGGATCTCCGTTCGGAATCGGGTCGTTCTACGAGGTGCGGGGGCAGAACTCGGCAGTGAGTAAGGCGGGTTCGAGACCGGGATCTGCGATCGCGTCCGTGTTCACGCGGAAGGTGAGGACACGCCGGCCGTCGACGGTGGCTGCGGTGCGCACGTAGCTGCCGGATATGTGCCCGTTGTGCCCCCACACCGTCGTGCCGCACGGAAGTTTCTCGGGAAACAGCCCCATGCCGTACGCGCCGTGTGCGGCACGGGTGTCGAGCATCTCGCGCAGCCAGTGCGGGGGCAGCAGCCGGCCGCCGAGCAGGGCCCCGTAGAAGCGGTCCAGATCGGCCAGTGTGGACACCAACTCGCCCGCGGCTCCGGCCACCCGCGGGTCGAGTTCGGTGACGTCGGTTCCGTCGGCGGCGTAGGCACGGCCGTGCGGAGTGGGCAGCGAGGTGCGGGATCCGGGGAAGGAGGTGCCCGTCAGGCGCAGGGGGGTGATGATGCGGCGCTCGGCTTCGGTGGCGTACGAGTGGCCGGTGGTCTGCTGGATGACCAAACCCAGCAGGACGTAGTTGGTGTTCGAGTAGGCGAACCGGCCGTGTTCGCCCGGGGGGTGGGTGAGAGCGATGTCCAGGGACTGACGGGGGGTGACGGGCGCGGTTCCGTCGGTGTCCGTGGTGAAGTCGTGCAGTCCGCTGGTGTGGGTGAGCAGGGAGCGCAGGGTCAGCGCGCGGCCGTCGTTGCCTGCTCCTCGCACCAGACCCGGCAGGTGCTGCTCCACCGTGTCGGACAGCGACAGCCGATGCTCGGCGGCCAGTTGCAGCACGACCGTCGCGATGAACGTCTTCGTGATGCTTCCGGCGCGGAAATGGTCCTGCCGGGAGATGCCCGGTCCGGTGCCGGCATAGCGGGTCGTGGCGCCCTCCCGGGCCAGCAGGGCCGCGGCCGGGGCCCTGCCCTGGGTCACCAGCAGTGGCAGCACCGCGTCGGTGGGCGGCATCGAGAGGGCGGAGGAGTCCGCCGGCATCAGACCGAACAGGGCGGCGGCCACCGGCAGTGCCAGCAATGTCCTAAACGGCGGCATACGGTCTCCTCCCTGATCAGGGCCCATCATGCAAGGCCGCGCGGGGCAGGCCGCACCCGGGTTGCCGGGGGGCGGGCCCGCGGGTGCTCGCCAGGGGGCCCCTGGGCGCCGGGCACTTGTCGGGTGAGAGACAATGGAGGCTCTGTCAGGGCGGGTTGTATGAGGGGACGCATGTCGGAGGCGGAGCGGGCGGGCACATCTCGTCAGGACACTCGTCAGGACAACAGGGAGCGTCTCCTCGCGGGGCGTTACCGGCTGGGCAAGGTGCTCGGTCGGGGAGGCATGGGCACGGTGTGGCGGGCCCAGGACGAGACCCTCGGGCGGACGGTCGCCGTCAAGGAGCTGCGGTTCCCGTCGAACATCGACGAGGAGGAGAAGCGGCGGCTGATCACGCGGACGCTGCGCGAGGCCAAGGCGATCGCGCGGATCCGCAACAACAGCGCCGTGACGGTCTTCGACGTCGTCCAGGAGGACGACCGGCCCTGGATCGTGATGGAGCTCGTCGAGGGCAAGTCGCTCGCCGAGGTCATCCGGGAGGACGGTCTCCTCGAACCGAAGCGCGCCGCCGAGGTCGGGCTCGCCGTCCTCGACGTGCTGCGGTCCGCCCACCGCGAGGGCATCCTGCACCGTGACGTGAAGCCGTCGAACGTGCTGATCGCCGAGGACGGCCGGGTCGTGCTCACCGACTTCGGCATCGCCCAGGTCGAGGGCGACCCGTCCATCACCTCGACCGGCATGCTCGTCGGCGCGCCCTCCTACATCTCCCCGGAGCGGGCGCGCGGGCACAAGCCGGGCCCGGCGGCCGACCTGTGGTCCCTCGGCGGGCTGCTGTACGCGGCGGTGGAGGGCGCTCCGCCGTACGACAAGGGGTCGGCCATAGCGACCCTCACGGCCGTGATGACCGAGCCGCTGGAGGAGCCGAAGAACGCGGGGCCGCTGAAGGACGTCATCCACGGGCTGCTCACGAAGGACCCCGCGCAGCGGCTGGACGACGCGGGCGCCCGGGCGATGCTGAACTCGGTCCTGCGCGCGCCCGAGACGGCCGAGCCGGAGCCGCTGGACGCGACGAAGGTCGTGCCGCTGCCGGCGCAGCCGGACAGGTCCTCGGGCAAGGGCGGTTCGACCGGCTCCGGGAGCAAGCGGGGCGAGGAGGCCGGGGAGCGGTTGCGCGGGGCGCTGCGCTCCGTGCGCAAGGCCGCCGTGGGGACGGCTGCCGCGGGATCGGCCGCCAGTGCCACGTCAGGGGATAAGTCCGGGGCCGCCAAGGGTTCTTCCCCGGCGGCGGGCACGGCCTCCGCGGAGCCGGACGGCGGTGCGGGCCGGGGCGGGGCCGCGGGTGGGTCCGGGGCGCAGTCGGGCTCGGCGGCCGCCGGTGCCGGTGTGGGTGCCGGTGAGCGGAGTGGGCCGGAGACGAAGACGGCGTCCGGGGGGCGGAGCTCGGGATGGCCCGTCATGCCGCCGCCGGACCTGCCGCCGCGGCCGGTGCCCCGGGCGCCGCTCACCGACGTGGTGCCGCGGCGGACCCTGATGATCATCGCGCTGGTCGTGGTGCTCGCCGTGATCGGCACCGTGCTCGCGATCGCGTTCAGCGGTGACGGCAAGGACGCGAAGGGTGCCTCCGGTGAGGGCGGCGGGAAGACCGTCGCGACGGCGTCGAGCAGCGGTGACACCAAGGGCGACGACGCCGACGGCACGCGCACGGACGGCGGGGAGACCCAGCCCACCCCGTCCGGGCCCGCCTCGAACAGCACGCCGAGCGGCGGGGCGAACGGTTCCTCGGGCGAGGGCGGCACCGGCGGCGGGAAGGGCACCGCAGCGGAGTCGACTCACCAGGGCGACCAGGGGTACTCGATCGGTCTGCCGAAGGGGTGGAAGTACCGGTCCACGGGTGCGGCGGGCGACCGCTTCACCGGGCCCGACGGGCAGAAGCTGCTCATCGCCTGGACGTCCACGCCCAAGGGCGACCCGGTGGCGGACTGGAAGAACCAGGAACGCTTCATGGTGCGCGCGCAGTACAAGAAGATCCGCATAGAGAAGGTGGACTACCGCGACTGGAACACGGCCGACTGGGAGTTCACCTACACGGACGGCGGCACCAAGTACCGGACGATCGACCGGGGTTTCGTGGTCGACGACCGGCAGGGGTACGCGCTGATGTACACGGCGAAGGCGGCCGGCTGGGACGACGCGTCGCGCAAGGAGACCTGGCGGACGCTGACGAAGACCTTCGAACCCAAGTCCTGAGCATGAGGCGCCCCGGGTTTGGGGAGTGAGATCTGGCATCCCCGCATTGCGGGTTGCCTGCGGCACGTATCGTAAATGTTTGCGGACCGTGCGCAGCCGAAACGGACCGCGGGGCGAACGGATGTGACCGAACGGGCTGCCGGGGGAGGCAACGTGGACGACTACGCGGGCCGGGTGCTCGCCGACCGCTACCGCCTGCCGCTGCCGCCGTCCGACGAGTACGAACTCACCGAGACCCGGGCCTTCGACACCTACAGCGGGCAGGAAGTCCTGGTCCGTCAGGTGCCGTTGCCCGAGGTGGTCGAGGCCGAGGTCCTCGACGCGGAGGGGCTGCCCGACGGTTTCACGGCGCGTGACGGTGGTGCGCGGCGTTCCGGCGCCCGCGCGGGCACCCGGCGGCCCACGGACCCGGTGGTGCGGCGCGCGGTCGAGGCGGCGCAGGCCGCGGCGGCCATTCCCGACCACCCCCGGCTCGACCAGGTCTTCGACGTGTTCGCCGAGGGCGGTTCGCTGTGGATCGTCAGCGAGCTGGTGGCCGCGCGCCCGCTGGCGGCGCTGCTCGCCGAGAAGCCGCTGACGCCCTACCGGGCGGCCGAGGTGGCCTCCGACGTCCTGATGGCCCTTCGGGTGCTGCACGCGCACGGCTGGGTGCACCGGAACATCACCGCGCGGACGGTGCTCGTCTGCGACGACGGCCGGGTGATGCTGACCGGGCTGGCGGTGGGCGCGGCGGAAGAGGCCCTGTGCGGGTACGACCCGGTTCCGGAACCGCCCTTCGAGGAGTCAGGGCAGCGGCCGGGACACGAGGGTGGCGCGGGGCCGGTCAACGGCGCGGGCGGTCCGGGGGGTCCGGGGCCTGCAGGTGGCATCGGTGGCGCGGGTGATCCCGAGGCCGCGCGGCGCGCCGCCATAGAGGCCCGGGAGGCCAGGGGACTGCCCTCGGCAGAGGGCGAGACCACGGGTGGCGGCCCGGTCGTACCGGCGCGCGGACCGGTGGAGGAGAGCGGAGACCCCCGGGCGGCGCGTGCCGGGGCGATCGCGGCCTACCGGGCCGGTGCCCGGGCTGCCGCACGGGTGCAGGAGGCGCAGCAGGGCGGGCGTGCGGCCCTGCCCGGAGCCCGCCCCGCACCGGACGGCGGGACGGCGCCCTACGGCAACGGGCCGGCGCAGTCCCCGTACATCCCCGGGCAGGGCAGCGCCCCCGGGGCCGTACCGCCCGGACGGATCGCGGACCCTTACGGCGTGGGCGGAAATCCACGGACCACGGCATGGCACGGCGCCACGCCCCGCGGCACCACCGGCGGAGCGCCGGTGCCGCAGAGCCGGGAGCAGGCGGCGCTCCCTCCGGCTCCGGACACCGCCGCCCACGGCGAGCCCACCCGCTGGGACGACCTGGCCGCCGACACCCCCGCCCCCCGGCGCGGCCCGGCCACGGCGCTGGCCGCCGAGCGGGCGCGGCAGGCGCGGATGGCCGTGGTCGGGCCCGTCACGGAACGCTGGGCACCGGAACAGGCCGGCCCCGTGCACGAGAACTGGCAGTTGGCAGCGCCGATCGGTCCCGCGACCGACCTGTGGGCGCTCGGCGCGCTGCTCTTCAGGGCCGTGCAGGGGCACGCGCCCTACCCGGAGGAGTCGACGGCCGAGCTGGTGCAGATGGTGTGCGCGGAACCGCCCGCGTACGCCGAGGAGTGCGGGCCGCTGCGGCCGGTCGTGGAGTCGCTGCTGCGGCAGGACCCCACCGAGCGCCTCGACTTCGAGGAAGTACGCGGCTGGCTGCGCTCGCTGGTGCGCTCGGCGCCCGAGCCGGAGGCCGGGGTGCACGTCGTCCCCGCGCCGCCCGTGGACGCCCGCCGGCTGCCCGTCGTACGGCGCCGGGGCGAGCTCGTGCGCAGGCGGAAGGCCGGGCTGCCCGCACATCACGGGCGGCACAAACGGGCCCGTAAGGAATCCGGTTCGCCGCATCGCCTCGGCCGCACCCTGCTCGTGCTGGTCCTGCTCGCGATGGCCGCGGCGATCGCCTACGCCATGCTCTTCATGCCCAAGTCGGGGACCGACGGCGGGGACGGCGCCGACCGTACCGGTGCCGCCGGTGAGGTCAGCCAGGCGCCCGAGCCGGACGCCAGCAGCGAGCCCCGGCCCGACCAGACGTCCCCCGAGCCGGAGAAGAGCCCCAAGTCGTCGGCCGACACCACCGAGACGCAGACCACCGGCCCGGACGTCGCCGACGGCTTCGCCCTGCGCAAGGACTCGGCGGGCTTCCAGGTCGCCGTCGCCCAGGGCTGGGACCGCACCCCGCGGAGCGGCAGCGGACAGGTCGTCTACTCCAAGGGCGACTTCGAGCTCATCGTCGTCGCGGGACGGGACAGCGCGTCGGAGTACGGCGACGACCCGATGGCCTACCAGCGGGAGAGGGAGCGCGAGCTGCAGCCGTACCGCGACTCCAGCTGGGCCACCTCCACCGGGCTGAAGACGATCGAGGTGGGCGGACGGACCATGGCCGAGGGCCAGTTCACCTGGACCGGCGGCGACGGGGGCGAACTGTACGTCCGCAACCTCGCGATGCTGGTCGACGGGCGCTACCACGTGGTCCAGGTGCGCGGCCCGGAGTCCGAACGGGACGAGGTGACGCGGCTGTACGAGCAGGCGGCTGCCACGTACAAGGTGACGGGCTGAGCGACCGGCGCGCCGCCTGTACGCCGCGGTTCACCCTCTGGTTGCCTCCCGTCCCGGCAGTCGACAACCGTCACAGTGCGGTCACCGTGGTACCCCGCTTGTTCCCAGGGTGAGGGCGGGTCCTTACGCTGACCCTGTCAAGACCATTGCGGGGCAACGTGAATCAGATGCAGGGCCTGCTCGTCGCGGGCCGCTACCGGCTGGCCGAATCCATCGGCAGTGGCGGCATGGGCCGGGTCTGGCGCGCACATGACGAGGTGCTGCACCGGTCGGTCGCCATCAAGGAGCTGACGGCCGCCCTCTACGTGTCCGAGAGCGAGCAGGCGATCCTGCTGGCACGCACCCGGGCGGAGGCCAGGGCGGCAGCGCGTATCAACCACTCCGCGGTCGTCACCGTGCACGACGTACTGGAGCACGACGGCCGCCCGTGGATCGTGATGGAGCTGGTCGAGGGCCGCTCCCTGGCCGACGCGGTCAAGGAGGAGGGGCGCGTCGAGCCGCGCGAGGCCGCCCGCATCGGCCTCTGGGTGCTGCGGGCCCTGCGCGCCGCGCACACCGCCGGGGTGCTGCACCGCGACATCAAGCCGGGCAACGTCCTCCTCGCCCGCGACGGACGCGTGCTGCTCACGGACTTCGGCATCGCGCAGATCGAGGGCGACACGACCATCACGCGCACCGGAGAGGTCGTCGGCTCGGTCGACTACCTGGCGCCCGAGCGGGTGCGCGGCCACGACCCGGGCCCGTCCTCCGACCTGTGGGCGCTCGGCGCGACGCTCTACACCGCGGTGGAGGGCCGGTCGCCGTTCCGCCGCACCACACCCCTGACCACCATGCAGGCCGTGGTCGAGGAGGAGGCCGCCGAGTTCCGGCACGCGGGCCCGCTCGCGCCGGTCATCACCGCCCTGCTGCGCAAGGACCCGGGCACCCGACCCGACGCGTCCGAGGCCGAGCATCTGCTCGCCGAGGCGGCGGAGGGGCGGCGGCCGAACGGGGCACAGGCGTATGTGCCGACGCAGTACGGGGGGCCGTCGCCGTACGGAGGGACGACGCCGTACCGGGACGCCCACAGCGGCACGGGCGCGGGGACGGCCACCACGGGTACCTCCGGCACCGGGCAGGCCGGCACCGGACACGTGGACACCGGCCGGGCCGGCACCGGGCACATGGGTACCGGGCAGGCCGGCACCGGGCACATGGGCACCGGGGGCACCGGCTTCAGCACCGGTTCGGGGTCGCACACCGGGACACCGCTCCCGCCCCTGGCAGGCAACCCGGCCACCGGGACGTCCACGGCCGGTACCGCGCCCTACGGCCCGACCGGCCCGACCGGTTCCGTGGGCCCCGCCGGCCCGGCCGTCGGCGGCCCGACGGCGATCAGCCCGCAGCCGGCCCGTTCGGGCAGGCGCCGCCGGCTGCGCACCCTCGCCCTGGTCGTCGCGCTCGCGGCCATCATCGGCGGAGGTACGGCCGTGGTGCTCCAGCAGTGGGACGGGAGCCGGCCGTCACAGAGCGCCGGCCCCGATGAGTCGACTCCCACGGAACGGCCCGGCGGTTCGGTTCCGGCCAGCTGGATCCGCTACGACGACCCCGTGGGGTTCAGCCTCTACCTGCCCAAGGGCTGGAAGCGCAAGCCCTTCGGCCCGCAGGGCGAGCTCAAGCAGATCGACTACTCGCCGGACGGCGGCAGGCACTTCGTCCGCATCGCCATCGACACGTCACCGGACTTCGCCGACCCCTACGCGCACCAGCTCGACCTGGAGCAGCAGCTTCAGCGACTGGTCGACTACAAGCGGGTCACACTGGAACGCAACGTCTACCGTGACCGGCGGGCCGCCCGGTGGGAGTACACCTGGACCGCCCAGCCCAAGGACATCAAGTTCCCGGGCCCGCGCCGGGCCGTCGAGGAGACGTACGTCGCCCGCGACGGCACCGAGTACGCGCTCTACATGTCGGCCCCGGCCGCGGACTGGGCGACGGCGCGCAAGCGGTTCACCTCGCTGCTCCAGGGCTGGCAGGAGAAGACCTCCTGAAGCAGGGGCACTCCTGACAGCGGGATGTCTGTTTCGGCCACCCGCGCCTCGCCGCCCCGGAGGGGTTCCGTCCGTTGGGGCATGATGGCCGCATGGGGACCGAGGGGCGCAGCAGGCGTGTCATCGCGGGCCGTTACCGGCTCCAGGAGAAACTCGGTCGCGGCGGCATGGGCGTGGTCTGGCGGGCGACCGACCAACTGCTCGGCCGGAGCGTGGCCGTCAAGGAGCTCCCCTACGACGAGACGCTCTCCGCGGCGCAGGCCCGCCGGCAGCGGGACCGCACGCTGCGTGAGGCCCGGGCCGTCGCCCAGCTGAGCCACCCGCACATCATCGTCGTCCACGACGTCGTCGAGCATGACGAACGCCCCTACATCGTCATGGAGTTGATCGAGGGCGGTTCGCTCGCCGACCGGCTCGCCCAGCGGGGCCCGGTCGACGCCGCCGAAGCGGCCCGCATCGGCATCGCCCTGCTCGGCGCGCTGGGCGCCGCGCACGCGGCCGGGGTGCTGCACCGTGACCTCAAGCCGGACAACGTGCTGCTGGAAACCGGAACCGACCGGGTCGTCCTCACCGACTTCGGCATCGCCCAGGTCGCGGGCGCCCCCACGCTCACCGAGAACGGGGCCTTCGTCGGCTCGCCCGAGTACACCGCGCCCGAGCGGATGTCCGGCGTGCGGACCGGGCCCGAGTCCGACCTGTGGTCGCTGGGCGCGCTGCTGTGCGCTGCCCTCAGCGGGGAGTCGCCGTTCCACCGCGACTCACTGGGCGGCATCCTGCACGCCGTCGTCGTGGGCGACATCCAGCCGCCCGCGCAGGCCGGGCCGCTCCTGCCCGTCGTACGCGGCCTGCTGGAACGCGATCCGGACCGGCGGCTGGACGCGGACCGGGCCGAGCGGATGCTCCAGGCCTTCCGCGACACGGGCCGTACGCCGCCGGTGCCGCCGGCGGGGTTCGGTTCGTCGCCCGGGTACGCGGCGGCGGTGGGGGACGTACCGCGCCGAACGCCGCAGGATTCCGCCGGAGGACAGTCGCCCGGGCCGTCCGCGGTCCTGCCCGGTCCGGGTCGGCCGGAGGAGCCCTTCCTGCGCCAGCCCACGCGGCGCGTGCTCATCGCGGCGCTGCTGGTCGCCGCGGTGGCGGGGGCGGGGGTGTCCGCGGCGGCGCTGCTGAGGGAGGAGGGCACGGGGGACGGCGGCCCCATGCCGACGAGTTCCGCGACGACGAAGCCGAAGACGGCGAAGCCTGGGACGACGAAGCCGAAGGCGCCGCCACCACGGCCGGCCTCCCCGAGCACGCCCGCGCCCACCCCTTGACCATCGCCCGATCACCTGAATCGCCATAAAAGGGGAGAACGGCCCCTTGTGAAGTCACGGGTCTGTGACCGGCTCGCGTCCTTTGTGGATCCGCGGGCGGTTGGCGCGATATGGATGAACCCATGAGCAGCAACGGGGGAGCCCGATCCGGGGCCGACGAGCCGACGAGTTTTGTTCTGCAACCGCCGAACCAGCAGGCGCCGGTACCGGGCAATCCCTATGCCACGCCGACCGCGTCACCCACCCAGGTCGTGCCGCCCCAGTCGGCCCAGGCGACCGAAGACCCCGGTGCGGGGCGCCTCATCGCCGGGCGCTACCGGCTGCTGGCCAAGCTCGGGCACGGCGGCATGGGCACGGTGTGGCGGGCCAAGGACGAGACGGTGGACCGGGAGGTCGCCGTCAAGGAACCCCGTGTCCCGGAGCATCTTCCCGAACGTGAACGTGCCAACGCCTTCGAGCGAATGCGCCGCGAGGCCCGTGCGGCGGCCCGGCTCGACCACCCGGCCGTGGTCGACGTGCACGACGTCGCGGTCGTGGAGGACCAGCCCTGGATCGTGATGGAGCTGGTGCGGGGCCGCTCGCTGGGCGACGCGCTCCAGGAGGGCACCCTGTCCGCGCGCGAGGCCGCCCGGATCGGCCTGGAGGTGCTCGGCGCGCTGGAGGCCGCACACGAGGCGGGGATCCTGCACCGTGATGTGAAACCGGACAACGTGCTGCTCGGCCAGTACGACCGGGTCGTCCTCACGGACTTCGGGATCGCCCAGATCGAGGGCGAGACCAGTCTGACCGACACGGGCGGGTTCGTCGGCTCGCCCGAGTACATCGCGCCCGAGCGCGTACTGGGGCAGCGCCCGGGCCCGGCCAGCGACCTGTGGGCCCTCGGCGTGGTGCTGTACGCGGCGACGGAGGGCGTCTCGCCGTTCCGCCGCAGCAACACTCCGGCCACGCTCCAGTCCGTCCTCAACGCCACGCCCGCACCCCCGGCCTCCGCCCCGGGCCCGCTCGCCGAGGCCATCAACGGCCTGCTGGACAAGGACCCGGCCCGCCGCCCCAACGCCGCGCAGGTGCGGGCGCTGCTGGAGGCGGCCGCGAACCCGCCCGCCGCCCAGCTCACACAGGCGGTGCGCGTCACAGGCCTGGGCGATGGCGGCCCGCGCGTACGGCTCGGCCGCAAGGCCTGGTTCGGACTGGGCGCCGCGGCCGTCGCGGCGGCGGTGACGGCGTACCTGGTGATCGCGGACCCGTTCGCCGGGCCGCTGCCCGACGGCTGGGAGATCAGGCAGGAGAAGGACCTCGCCGCGTCGCTCGCCGTCCCCGCCGGGTACCAGCGGACCGTGCCCGACCGGAAGTCCGACCAGGGCCACTGGGTCACGTACAGCGACTGGAGCGGCAGCGTCTGGATCAACCTGAGCCTGGAGAAGAAGGCCGAGGACACCGGCGGCAACATCGCGAACTCCGCGGCCGCCGAAATGTACGACGACGACACCCGGTTCAAGGAGAGCGGC contains these protein-coding regions:
- a CDS encoding serine/threonine-protein kinase, producing MGTEGRSRRVIAGRYRLQEKLGRGGMGVVWRATDQLLGRSVAVKELPYDETLSAAQARRQRDRTLREARAVAQLSHPHIIVVHDVVEHDERPYIVMELIEGGSLADRLAQRGPVDAAEAARIGIALLGALGAAHAAGVLHRDLKPDNVLLETGTDRVVLTDFGIAQVAGAPTLTENGAFVGSPEYTAPERMSGVRTGPESDLWSLGALLCAALSGESPFHRDSLGGILHAVVVGDIQPPAQAGPLLPVVRGLLERDPDRRLDADRAERMLQAFRDTGRTPPVPPAGFGSSPGYAAAVGDVPRRTPQDSAGGQSPGPSAVLPGPGRPEEPFLRQPTRRVLIAALLVAAVAGAGVSAAALLREEGTGDGGPMPTSSATTKPKTAKPGTTKPKAPPPRPASPSTPAPTP
- a CDS encoding serine/threonine-protein kinase; translation: MSSNGGARSGADEPTSFVLQPPNQQAPVPGNPYATPTASPTQVVPPQSAQATEDPGAGRLIAGRYRLLAKLGHGGMGTVWRAKDETVDREVAVKEPRVPEHLPERERANAFERMRREARAAARLDHPAVVDVHDVAVVEDQPWIVMELVRGRSLGDALQEGTLSAREAARIGLEVLGALEAAHEAGILHRDVKPDNVLLGQYDRVVLTDFGIAQIEGETSLTDTGGFVGSPEYIAPERVLGQRPGPASDLWALGVVLYAATEGVSPFRRSNTPATLQSVLNATPAPPASAPGPLAEAINGLLDKDPARRPNAAQVRALLEAAANPPAAQLTQAVRVTGLGDGGPRVRLGRKAWFGLGAAAVAAAVTAYLVIADPFAGPLPDGWEIRQEKDLAASLAVPAGYQRTVPDRKSDQGHWVTYSDWSGSVWINLSLEKKAEDTGGNIANSAAAEMYDDDTRFKESGSYELDMDEGPKKTDPGTTTYRDEKAARNTVPFTTDDSENPRPRECQIFYYRTPGGDMYKLTVSYPDKSDFTARGREVASTAIANLDIDKT